TAGGCCATGGTCTTTATCTGATGCTGCGGCTGTACCTTTAGGAATCCGCCGACCTCTTCAATAGTCCGTTGTCCCGGCGTGTGTACCAGCTCCGGTTGTCCGTCACCGGTGGGAGCAAGATCTTCGACCGCCTCAAGGCGGCTGGTGGCTTTTTCGATGTTTGCGGCATAGCCTGAAGCCGAGCTGGCGATCAGGTCCTCACCAGCATCGGTGTAGACCATGAACTCCTGCGAGGCCGAACCTCCCATGGCGCCGGAATCCGCCTCCACGGAGACAAATTCCAAGCCGCAACGCGTAAAGATGGCGCGATAGGCGGCATCGTGCTTCCGGTAGCTCTCATCCAGGCCCGCCTCGTCGATATCGAACGAGTAGGAATCCTTCATGATGAACTGTCGCACGCGCAGCAGGCCCGACTTCGGGCGCGGTTCGTCACGGAACTTGGTCTGGATCTGGTACCAGATCTGGGGAAGTTGTTTATAACTGCGTAACTCATTGCGGGCAATCGAGGTCATCACCTCTTCGTGGGTCATTCCCAGGCACAGGTCGGCGCCTTTACGGTCCTTCAGGCGAAACATGTTTTCACCCATGACCTGCCAGCGGCCTGATTCTTCCCATATCTCCCTTGGATTCAGCGCAGGGAGCAGAAATTCCTGTCCGATCTTGTCCATCTCTTCGCGCACAATGGCGACGATCTTGTTGATTGACCGATTGCCGAGTAAGAGATAACTGTAGATGCCGGCGCCGAGCTGGCGAATATATCCGGCGCGGAGCAGCAGCTTGTGGCTGGCCACCTCTGCGTCAGCAGGGGCTTCACGCAGGGTGGGGATGAAGAGTTGCGACCAGCGATGCATACGTTCTGTTGACCTTCCAGCTCTTTCGATGAGCGCATCGAAGTGATCTTTCTATTCTACCGGGAAGAGGGATGGGACCATAGACGTAGTGGTACTTTCGCGAATAGCCCCTGCATGTCTGCGAAATCAGATCAGATCAGTTCCAGCGTCCACAGGTCATGCAGGTGCAGCACGCCTTCCGCGTGGCCGTTCGACGAGATCACGATCAGCGAGGTGATCTTCTTCTCCTCCATCAAGGCCAATGCAGAGGAAGCAAATGCATCGACAGTGATAGTTACTGGCTTTGGATTCATGATTTCGCCAGCTGTATGCTCAAGCGCCTGTCCGCCATCTCTTTCCAGCAGACGGCGCAGGTCGCCGTCCGAGATCATCCCCAGTAGCTGTCTGTCTTCCATTAGAACGGTGGTCATGCCGAGCTTCTTGCGCGACATTTCGTAGATCACCTGAGGCATTGGCGTTGCAGGCCCAACATGTGGCATCGCATCACCCGTATGCATCAGTTCACCCACACGCGCCAGTCGCTTGCCCAGCCTTCCGCCAGGATGCAGTTCGGCGAAGTCCTCTCGTCGCCATCCACGACGGCGACTGACCTCGAGCGCCAGGGCATCGCCGAGAGCGAGCATGACGGTCGTTGAAGCTGTCGGCGCGAGGTTATGCGGACATGCTTCGGTAGAAACGCTTGTATCCAGAACAATGTCGCTAGCCTGCGCCAGAGTGGATGCCGGATTCCCGCAGAGCGTAATTAACTTGTCTGCCAATCGCTTGAGCAGGGGAAGCAGTCGTAGCAACTCTTCGGTTTCGCCGCTTGCCGAAAGAGTGATAACGGTATCGCCGCGCGACAACATCCCCAAATCGCCATGTACTGCGTCTGCGGGGTGCAGATAATGTGCCGGAGTCCCGGTGGAGCGCAGTGTAGCGGCGATCTTTCGGGCGATGATGCCGCTCTTTCCAATTCCCGTAACGATCACGCGATTTTGCCTCGTTACTGCTTCCAGCAACAGGCTAACTGCCTGGTGGAAGGCAGGAAGCATGGCTCCGTCCAGGCGCATTGCCAGTTCCAGCAGAGAGCGCGCCTCGATGCGAACAAACTCCGAAGGTAAAGTGTGATCTCGTGCGGTGAGGGCAGCGTCGGACATCATTCCTGAACCTTTCCGATGCTAGCAGAGTCCTATCGATAGCCCGCCGGAAAGCGAAAGGGCTCGCTTTCCGTCTACACTAAAGAGACAGGCTCTGCGAAAGGAAGTTAGAAACGGTGATGCGTCGAGCGTTGGTTCTTGGGGTAATGGTAGTAGGAGTCGCCCTGCTTCTCTGGGCAGGGTGGCATAACCTGCGCGAGCGCAAGTTGGCCATGCAAAAGGCGCGAGAGAACCAGGTCGTCCTGATTCCGGACAGACAACAGTCCGAAGGG
This portion of the Edaphobacter sp. 4G125 genome encodes:
- a CDS encoding KpsF/GutQ family sugar-phosphate isomerase, whose protein sequence is MMSDAALTARDHTLPSEFVRIEARSLLELAMRLDGAMLPAFHQAVSLLLEAVTRQNRVIVTGIGKSGIIARKIAATLRSTGTPAHYLHPADAVHGDLGMLSRGDTVITLSASGETEELLRLLPLLKRLADKLITLCGNPASTLAQASDIVLDTSVSTEACPHNLAPTASTTVMLALGDALALEVSRRRGWRREDFAELHPGGRLGKRLARVGELMHTGDAMPHVGPATPMPQVIYEMSRKKLGMTTVLMEDRQLLGMISDGDLRRLLERDGGQALEHTAGEIMNPKPVTITVDAFASSALALMEEKKITSLIVISSNGHAEGVLHLHDLWTLELI